The bacterium genome has a window encoding:
- a CDS encoding DUF5677 domain-containing protein: MIEAEYKALIDRDKTLVEFNTHFQQLGVMLRDMVNYGTQLIPRCFVSSGRKLPDAIAIGVLLRQIIAMLDGFEVQLSSGSLYSSSLQARSIFETSLLAEWLLSSDTEKKAHYYYVANLRRDRIWALRTVDGTPERDYFLTVMKGFGLNRNLDSEEARSEGRRALDEVNDILSLPEFKSIDAEFEKQRRPPKFIEPFWYKAYGVPSIRSIAEGVGKLHEYEHYYTLLSQATHAGSYKSHLSFADGSMRFEPVRSFENLNELCSLTGSVVIRTFKLYLDVYRGGEPAFVKKYAQDWRPVFMNIPKVTYTDAGGGPNI; the protein is encoded by the coding sequence GTGATCGAAGCGGAGTACAAGGCCCTAATCGATCGGGACAAGACACTGGTAGAATTCAATACGCACTTTCAGCAGCTCGGCGTCATGCTCCGGGACATGGTTAACTATGGCACCCAGCTTATTCCAAGATGCTTCGTAAGCAGCGGCAGGAAGCTCCCGGATGCTATCGCAATTGGGGTACTGCTTCGGCAGATCATTGCCATGCTGGACGGATTCGAAGTTCAGCTATCTTCTGGCTCACTCTATTCGTCAAGTCTCCAGGCACGGTCGATATTCGAGACGTCGCTGCTCGCCGAATGGCTCCTGTCGTCGGACACAGAAAAGAAAGCACACTACTACTATGTGGCAAATCTTCGACGAGACCGAATCTGGGCGCTGCGGACCGTGGATGGCACACCAGAGAGAGATTACTTCCTCACGGTCATGAAGGGCTTCGGCCTCAATCGCAACCTCGACAGTGAAGAGGCACGTTCTGAGGGCCGGAGGGCACTGGACGAGGTCAATGACATCCTGTCACTCCCAGAGTTCAAGTCGATCGATGCCGAGTTTGAGAAACAGAGAAGGCCCCCCAAGTTCATCGAGCCGTTCTGGTATAAGGCCTATGGCGTTCCGAGCATACGGTCTATCGCAGAGGGCGTTGGCAAGCTCCATGAATATGAGCACTACTACACCTTGCTATCACAGGCAACGCACGCCGGAAGCTACAAGAGCCACCTTTCGTTTGCAGACGGATCAATGAGATTCGAGCCGGTGCGGTCGTTCGAGAATCTCAACGAGTTGTGTTCCCTGACAGGGAGCGTCGTTATCAGAACATTCAAGCTCTACTTAGACGTGTACCGCGGCGGTGAGCCTGCCTTCGTCAAGAAGTATGCCCAGGATTGGCGACCTGTCTTCATGAACATTCCGAAAGTAACATACACAGATGCAGGGGGTGGGCCGAACATATAG
- the rplQ gene encoding 50S ribosomal protein L17 has protein sequence MRHRKEKRPLGRTSSHRDALLRNLVTSLIDKGRITTTLEKAKELRRVADRMVTLGKRGDLAARRRAAATIRSNDVVKKLFSEVALWSETRPGGYTRILKLGQRPGDNATKALIEFVDRPKAAAPEKPAKKGGAKKTAPKGEKAKAEKPKSEKAAKAKAPSAAKHTPQKRGHGKAPASGS, from the coding sequence ATGCGACACCGCAAAGAGAAGCGACCGCTCGGGCGCACGTCGAGTCACCGCGACGCCCTGCTGCGCAACCTGGTGACTTCCCTCATCGACAAGGGCCGCATCACCACGACGCTCGAGAAGGCCAAGGAGCTGCGCCGCGTCGCCGACCGGATGGTGACGCTCGGCAAGCGCGGCGATCTGGCGGCACGCCGGCGCGCCGCCGCGACCATCCGGAGCAACGACGTTGTGAAGAAGCTCTTCAGCGAGGTGGCGCTCTGGAGCGAGACGCGCCCGGGCGGCTACACGCGCATCCTCAAGCTCGGGCAGCGTCCGGGCGACAACGCGACGAAGGCGCTCATCGAGTTCGTCGACCGCCCGAAGGCCGCCGCGCCGGAGAAGCCGGCGAAGAAGGGCGGGGCGAAGAAGACCGCGCCGAAGGGCGAGAAGGCCAAGGCCGAGAAGCCCAAGTCGGAGAAGGCGGCCAAGGCCAAGGCCCCGTCGGCGGCGAAGCACACACCGCAGAAGCGCGGGCACGGGAAGGCGCCGGCGAGCGGGTCATAG
- a CDS encoding IS5 family transposase has product MALRLTDEQWDRIRQHFPEESYPDDRPGRKPIPARQVLEGALWILNTGAQWHMLPQCYPNYKTVHRRFQQWCRNDVLRDALCQLANVLRESGALDPSECFIDATFSPAKGGGDNIGPTKRGKGVKIMGIVDRNGLPLAVTTHAANHHEVTLVQLTFDFYMIEAKPEKLIGDKAYDSDKLDAELAEEGVEMIAPHRKNRRMLKTQDGRVLRRYKRRWLVERFWSWLHWQRRLVVRWEYYTENFLGFVQLASICILLKQF; this is encoded by the coding sequence ATGGCACTGCGACTCACGGACGAACAGTGGGATCGCATCCGTCAGCATTTTCCGGAAGAGAGCTACCCGGACGATCGTCCTGGACGCAAACCCATTCCAGCTCGGCAGGTGCTCGAGGGCGCGCTCTGGATCCTGAATACGGGCGCTCAGTGGCACATGCTTCCGCAGTGCTATCCGAACTACAAGACAGTGCATCGCCGCTTTCAGCAGTGGTGCCGCAACGATGTGCTGCGTGATGCCCTGTGCCAGCTGGCCAACGTGCTGCGTGAGTCCGGAGCCCTTGATCCATCTGAATGCTTCATCGATGCGACGTTCTCGCCGGCCAAGGGTGGCGGGGACAACATCGGGCCGACGAAGCGCGGAAAGGGCGTGAAAATCATGGGAATCGTTGATCGCAACGGCCTTCCGCTTGCGGTCACGACGCACGCCGCCAATCACCACGAAGTCACGCTGGTGCAGCTGACCTTTGACTTCTACATGATCGAGGCCAAGCCCGAGAAGCTCATCGGCGACAAGGCGTACGACAGCGACAAGCTGGATGCGGAGCTCGCGGAAGAAGGCGTCGAGATGATCGCCCCTCACCGCAAGAACCGGAGGATGCTCAAGACGCAGGACGGCCGCGTGCTTCGCCGCTACAAACGTCGCTGGCTCGTCGAGCGCTTCTGGTCTTGGCTTCATTGGCAGCGTCGTCTCGTCGTCCGCTGGGAGTACTATACCGAGAACTTCCTCGGCTTCGTCCAGCTCGCTTCAATCTGCATCTTGCTCAAACAGTTTTGA